In Vibrio hippocampi, a single genomic region encodes these proteins:
- the rng gene encoding ribonuclease G, producing MSAELLINVTPTETRVAMIEGGILQEVHIEREAKRGIVGNIYKGKVSRVLPGMQAAFVDIGLDKAAFLHASDIVPHTECVSENEKQQFQVRDISELVRQGQDIVVQVVKDPLGTKGARLTTDITLPSRYLVFMPGASHVGVSQRIESEGERNRLKRVVSKYCDEDGGFIIRTAAEGAKEQELEQDAAFLKRLWLKINERRAKYKTRSTLYGELGLAHRILRDFVGTEITRIQIDSRLIFESLKEFTSEFVPELECLLELYEGDKPIFDMFDTENEIQRSLERKVNLKSGGYLIIDQTEAMTTVDINTGAFVGRRNLEETIFNTNVEATQAIARQLRLRNLGGIIIIDFIDMGLDEHRQRVLSSLDAALSKDRVKTNINGFTQLGLVEMTRKRTRESIEHVLCSGCPTCEGRGSVKTVETVCYEILREITRVNRAYDVDNFVVYASPAVAEALEGEESHALAELELFIGKQVRIQAEPLYIQEQFDVVMM from the coding sequence ATGAGTGCAGAGCTGTTAATTAACGTAACTCCGACCGAAACTCGGGTTGCTATGATCGAAGGCGGAATTCTTCAAGAAGTTCATATCGAACGTGAAGCAAAGCGCGGGATTGTTGGCAACATCTACAAGGGTAAGGTCAGCCGCGTATTGCCAGGAATGCAAGCGGCATTTGTCGATATCGGCTTAGATAAAGCCGCCTTTCTCCATGCTTCTGATATTGTCCCTCATACCGAATGTGTCTCTGAAAATGAGAAACAGCAGTTTCAAGTCCGAGATATTTCGGAACTGGTGCGTCAAGGACAAGACATCGTGGTGCAAGTGGTCAAAGATCCACTTGGCACTAAAGGCGCGAGATTAACCACCGATATTACCCTGCCATCTCGCTACTTGGTATTTATGCCCGGAGCCAGTCACGTTGGGGTATCGCAGCGTATTGAAAGCGAAGGTGAGCGCAACCGTCTTAAACGCGTGGTCAGTAAGTATTGCGATGAAGATGGTGGTTTTATTATCCGTACGGCGGCTGAAGGTGCAAAAGAGCAAGAACTTGAGCAAGATGCCGCCTTTCTAAAACGCCTATGGCTAAAGATTAATGAGCGTCGAGCTAAATACAAAACCCGTTCGACCCTATACGGTGAACTAGGATTAGCTCATCGTATTTTACGTGATTTTGTCGGTACAGAAATTACCCGAATCCAGATCGATTCAAGATTGATTTTTGAGAGCCTTAAAGAGTTTACTAGCGAATTTGTGCCTGAGTTGGAGTGTTTGCTGGAACTCTACGAGGGTGACAAGCCGATTTTCGATATGTTTGATACAGAGAATGAGATCCAGCGTTCTCTCGAGCGTAAGGTTAATTTGAAATCCGGTGGTTATCTGATTATTGACCAAACCGAAGCCATGACCACGGTCGATATTAATACCGGCGCTTTCGTCGGTCGTAGAAATCTTGAAGAGACAATCTTCAATACCAATGTCGAGGCGACCCAAGCGATTGCCAGACAACTGCGACTGCGTAACCTTGGCGGCATCATCATTATCGACTTTATTGATATGGGTTTGGATGAGCACAGACAGCGAGTACTCTCCTCGTTAGACGCTGCGTTATCAAAAGATAGAGTAAAAACTAATATCAATGGTTTTACTCAACTAGGCTTAGTTGAGATGACTCGCAAGCGCACCCGAGAAAGTATTGAACATGTACTATGTAGCGGCTGTCCTACTTGTGAAGGTCGCGGTTCGGTGAAAACGGTTGAAACCGTTTGCTATGAAATTCTACGTGAGATCACGCGTGTGAATCGCGCTTACGACGTAGATAATTTTGTGGTGTATGCTTCACCTGCCGTTGCAGAGGCGTTAGAGGGGGAGGAATCTCATGCCCTTGCTGAACTGGAATTGTTTATTGGTAAGCAAGTTCGCATACAAGCGGAGCCTCTCTATATCCAAGAGCAATTTGATGTCGTTATGATGTAA
- a CDS encoding Maf family protein — MMREKTVSSNIVLASSSPRRRELLTQLGYSFTSLSPDIEERQEVGESPQQYVTRLSQQKAQEGHRMAGKPCIVIGSDTVVVQDKQALEKPANLEQSKAMLQSLSGRQHQVLTAVTVTSGIKQASVVVTTEVWFKTLSDQEIEQYWLSGEPKDKAGSYGIQGLGGRFVTRIEGSYYAVVGLPLYETDQLLQQFINN; from the coding sequence ATGATGCGGGAAAAAACCGTGTCTTCAAATATTGTACTGGCGTCTTCATCTCCAAGGCGTCGTGAACTGCTGACTCAACTGGGATACTCATTTACTTCTCTTAGCCCTGATATTGAAGAGCGGCAAGAAGTTGGAGAATCCCCACAACAATATGTCACTCGACTTTCTCAGCAGAAAGCTCAAGAAGGTCACCGTATGGCGGGCAAGCCTTGTATTGTGATTGGCTCGGATACGGTGGTCGTGCAAGATAAACAAGCACTAGAAAAACCGGCAAATCTTGAACAGTCTAAAGCGATGCTGCAGTCACTGTCGGGACGTCAACATCAAGTATTGACGGCGGTGACTGTGACGTCAGGAATAAAGCAAGCCTCGGTAGTGGTGACTACGGAGGTGTGGTTCAAAACACTGAGTGACCAAGAAATAGAACAATATTGGCTTAGTGGTGAACCGAAAGATAAAGCTGGCAGCTATGGTATCCAAGGATTGGGTGGACGCTTCGTCACTCGAATTGAAGGCAGTTATTATGCTGTCGTTGGGCTACCTCTCTATGAAACTGACCAGCTGTTGCAACAGTTTATAAATAATTAA
- the mreD gene encoding rod shape-determining protein MreD, with the protein MSSRVFRSHLVIAITLVIALVLQTIPWPGVLDFVRPSWLFLVLGYWVLALPHRVNVGAALIVGLIWDILIGSTLGIRGMMMSIIIYIVALNFLVLRNMALWQQATIIALLSVVLEVLIFLGEYLINDVTFNPMSLWSGLVNCILWPWMFLLLRRVRRLWHVR; encoded by the coding sequence ATGAGTAGTCGTGTTTTTAGAAGTCATCTGGTTATTGCCATTACTTTGGTCATTGCACTGGTATTGCAAACCATCCCATGGCCTGGTGTATTGGACTTTGTTCGCCCGTCTTGGTTATTTCTGGTGCTTGGCTATTGGGTATTAGCCCTGCCGCATCGCGTCAATGTCGGAGCGGCTTTGATCGTTGGCTTGATTTGGGACATCCTAATCGGCTCAACCTTAGGCATACGTGGCATGATGATGTCGATCATCATCTATATTGTCGCGTTAAACTTCTTAGTGTTAAGAAATATGGCACTTTGGCAGCAGGCAACCATCATTGCGCTGCTCTCTGTCGTGCTTGAAGTGTTGATATTTTTGGGCGAATACCTAATCAACGATGTCACTTTTAATCCGATGTCACTGTGGAGTGGGTTAGTTAACTGTATACTTTGGCCTTGGATGTTCTTGTTATTGCGTCGAGTGAGAAGGTTGTGGCATGTCAGGTGA
- the mreC gene encoding rod shape-determining protein MreC has translation MKPIFGRGPSLQLRLFLAVTLSAGLMLADSRLGTFSQFRYLLNSAVAPIQYAANLPRSMFDGVYERINSRQELFVQNTNLKREVLRLKSDLILFDQYREENQRLRELLGSSFIRDEKKMVTEVMAVDTSPYRHQVVIDKGKIDGVYEGQPVINEKGIVGQITFVGAHNSRVMLLTDSNSAIPVQVIRNDIRVIASGNGTIDEIQLEHIPTSTDIQTDDLLVTSGLGGIYPEGYPVAYVNVVERDNRREFANIEARPVVDFDRLRYLLLIWPSDDKPDQEVDSVLNAE, from the coding sequence ATGAAACCAATATTTGGTCGAGGCCCTTCACTACAACTTAGGTTGTTTCTTGCTGTGACACTATCAGCCGGCCTTATGCTGGCTGATAGTCGTTTAGGCACGTTTTCGCAATTTCGTTATCTGCTCAACAGTGCGGTAGCGCCGATTCAGTATGCTGCCAATCTTCCTCGTTCAATGTTTGATGGTGTTTATGAACGGATAAACTCACGTCAAGAACTGTTTGTGCAAAATACCAATCTTAAACGCGAAGTGTTGCGCCTTAAAAGTGACCTGATTCTATTTGATCAATATCGTGAAGAGAATCAACGCTTACGTGAGCTTCTTGGGTCCTCTTTTATCCGTGATGAGAAAAAGATGGTCACTGAGGTAATGGCCGTCGATACCTCTCCTTATCGCCATCAGGTAGTGATTGATAAAGGTAAGATTGACGGTGTCTATGAAGGACAACCGGTGATCAATGAGAAAGGGATTGTTGGTCAGATCACCTTTGTTGGCGCTCATAATAGTCGAGTGATGCTGTTAACCGATTCAAACAGCGCGATTCCGGTACAAGTGATTCGTAATGACATTCGCGTCATTGCCTCTGGTAATGGCACTATCGATGAAATCCAATTGGAGCACATTCCGACCAGCACCGATATCCAAACCGATGACCTGCTGGTGACATCGGGCCTAGGTGGTATTTACCCTGAGGGATATCCTGTTGCTTACGTCAACGTCGTTGAACGAGACAACCGCCGAGAGTTTGCCAATATTGAGGCGAGACCTGTGGTGGATTTTGATCGATTACGCTATCTGCTACTGATCTGGCCTAGTGATGATAAGCCAGACCAAGAAGTGGACAGTGTCTTGAATGCGGAATAA
- a CDS encoding rod shape-determining protein has product MFKKLRGMFSNDLSIDLGTANTLIYVKGQGIVLDEPSVVAIRQDRSGSAKSVAAVGHAAKQMLGRTPGNISAIRPMKDGVIADFYVTEKMLQHFIKQVHDNSVLKPSPRVLVCVPCGSTQVERRAIKESAQGAGAREVYLIDEPMAAAIGAGLRVSEPTGSMVVDIGGGTTEVAVISLNGVVYSSSVRVGGDRFDEAIINYVRRNYGSLIGEATAEKIKHEIGSAYPGDTVEEIEVRGRNLAEGVPRSFSLNSNEILEALQEPLTGIVSAVMVALEQCPPELASDISENGMVLTGGGALLRDLDRLLTEETGIPVVIAEEPLTCVARGGGKALEMIDMHGGDLFTEE; this is encoded by the coding sequence ATGTTTAAAAAACTGCGTGGCATGTTTTCAAACGACCTATCTATTGATTTAGGTACTGCCAACACACTAATTTATGTAAAAGGACAGGGTATCGTTCTTGACGAACCTTCTGTAGTAGCAATTCGTCAAGACCGTTCAGGCTCAGCTAAAAGCGTCGCGGCTGTCGGTCATGCTGCGAAGCAAATGCTGGGTCGTACTCCGGGCAACATTTCTGCTATTCGTCCAATGAAAGACGGCGTGATTGCTGACTTCTACGTGACTGAAAAAATGCTTCAGCACTTCATCAAACAAGTTCACGATAACAGCGTGCTTAAACCAAGCCCACGCGTGTTGGTTTGTGTGCCTTGTGGTTCGACTCAAGTGGAGCGCCGAGCGATCAAAGAGTCTGCGCAGGGTGCCGGTGCGCGCGAAGTGTATCTCATCGATGAGCCGATGGCGGCAGCGATTGGTGCTGGTCTTCGTGTCTCTGAGCCAACCGGCTCTATGGTGGTTGATATTGGTGGTGGTACTACTGAAGTTGCGGTGATCTCGCTAAATGGCGTGGTGTATTCCTCTTCGGTTCGTGTCGGCGGTGACCGTTTTGACGAAGCGATCATTAACTATGTTCGTCGTAACTACGGCAGCTTGATCGGTGAAGCAACGGCTGAAAAAATCAAGCATGAGATCGGTTCGGCTTATCCAGGTGATACCGTTGAAGAGATCGAAGTGCGTGGTCGTAACCTAGCGGAAGGTGTCCCTCGTAGCTTTAGTCTAAACTCAAACGAGATCTTAGAAGCGCTACAAGAGCCACTAACGGGTATTGTTTCAGCGGTAATGGTTGCACTTGAACAGTGTCCACCAGAACTGGCTTCTGATATCTCAGAAAACGGCATGGTACTCACTGGTGGTGGCGCACTACTGCGTGATCTTGACCGTCTACTTACGGAAGAAACAGGGATCCCTGTTGTTATCGCTGAAGAACCACTGACTTGTGTTGCTCGTGGTGGCGGTAAAGCATTAGAAATGATCGACATGCACGGCGGTGATCTTTTCACTGAAGAATAA